The Salmo trutta chromosome 6, fSalTru1.1, whole genome shotgun sequence genome has a window encoding:
- the arhgap21a gene encoding rho GTPase-activating protein 21a isoform X4 — MATRWTDSRQDDEENKHRDVSRSCEAKQKDGRDQSEASATGSPVGVEEEPFSWPGPKTLRLQRTLQGFGFTLRHFIVYPPESAVHSSLKDEDNGSRGRQRNRLEPMDTIFVKQVKEGGPAHGAGLCTGDRIVKVNRESIIGKTYSQVIALIQNSDTSLELCVMPKDEDILQLFSRDITALAYSQDAYLKGNEAYSGNALHIPEPPPICYPRIEPKAPGMAQALDLSPSTEASRSGRPAQAGAGRQGTSTAGHTDMGYRLEIPVPPSPPPQSPKTQTVVCVCNESVRTVVVPPDAVADRGPRCVSRAGPSHRTDENRFGSPLGLSTRPRILVTPGPPGGSQLQYTPTRPTESSVFSLSGSRPSPIYPDKHHLTPSPQTTVADTLPSPTTPNHYTPSPSSPATSTSPHQNIDWRNYTTYKDYIDAKRLHTYGCRTIQERLDSLRAAANPNAAYALQPGPPSASASSQRGLGGSQIRRRSTSHDRGSYQGATVAPLRSASQERLGGGGPERTAMPRDWPRSASQDALPSSALMGVAKPRARSCDYLGRQGEPAAMVSTERGVGGYSRAELEDSLLLYRGEEARASRHGAVLKQLPQPHRTSLTGMPIAAPMFTKGTTEPLLPSRTDSLAQTALSRPSRLPVKNSTSDPSPLSLPSTRGPGNSSAMDLLKDQRAVVVGNHLGYSSSPLQQLQLRGRADSLREESGRDVGLGARSSSCSGPSKVPVQRQQAISSSTSTSSSTVNSTVTLRSKVPALVRTSGKPLEGVEGPDATVVVLRRDKNSGPQPIRHPSYILAVNDTDLETPMEVGTLAAKRGSGGWLCNDIQRDVTMRRLGEQHKASCASNLDDSLDSIPFIDEPSSPSIDHDTSHIPASAVISVTPIVTTIPPSPTSPSPLIQRQRSHDHDSLRLTTIESDSGTKTERSKSYDEGLDNYREGRQIPGLKGLRKATVDRSSEDSESRRDSSSDIFSDASKEGMLHFRQINTDKSKRVGGGMRPWKQMYAVLRGHFLCLYKDKKEGQAHANSQVEDEPQPISIKACLIDISYSDTKRKNVLRLTTSDCEYLFQAEDREDMLAWIRVIQENSNLDEENAAFTSRDLISRKIKEYNTLMSPTGSKNEPSPKPSRQSLSIRQTLLGGKGETKSLSPHLPKAEQEKKNMHKDDTSPPKDKGTWRKGIPGLMRKPFERKPSPGITFGVRLDDCPPAVTNRFVPLIVEVCCNLVEERGLEYTGIYRVPGNNAAISNMQEELNNKGMNDIDIQDDKWRDLNVISSLLKSFFRKLPEPLFTNEKYADFIEANRTVDPVERLKLLKRMLHELPDHHYETLKFLSAHLKTVADNSDKNKMEPRNLAIVFGPTLVRTSEDNMTHMVTHMPDQYKIVETLIQHYNWFFTEEGNGEPVTMARYENAVESQPVPNIDHLLNNIGRTASTQGEVSDSPTSDSAKSKGSWGSGKDQCSREHLVSSIFAAANRKRKKPKDKPQLSSSDDDLDSVFPKKELPGQKQNHRGLEVEQGISVSPEAKEQAKTGEENGRGIELTPKGKKEHRNSFFLREKPSSRQSSPAPSPKNSGSPRLSYRTAQLGKPSFSDTPSHLDEPTSDLGTMSSGASMPRARPKKWVSGAAAPDLSVAGASAGAEVSSITSDYSTTSSITFLTAADSSALSPEVQGGDEADDERSELISEGRPMETDSESDFPVFTTGGGNVQTMPALVQNQTGHGPEKPDPAAADGKTTPKLEPRRLFPSHRLIECDTLSRRRSLRQKTDSESSVEGGTGSGERVEGRSESTRLSRVLEVMKKGQSTGSLNSSSRSESERPPEPALHLNITERLKFRLRTSADDMFGVGSQKSRSSPETRSKKKNIRRRHTMGGQRDFAELAVINDWREQGGVDQAAELSAMDRLKPKCSSQDFSIRDWIARERCRAGVSEFSIDTPPKVVPEGNRAQAQSTTPERPSPSGSPCLQPMVGEQVNGGGPQGRNKASLNLAADDAHPHKLSGAQVVRSRFYQYL, encoded by the exons GGGACCGGATTGTAAAGGTGAACAGAGAAAGTATCATTGGAAAGACGTACTCCCAAGTGATCGCTTTGATACAGAACAG CGACACCTCGTTGGAACTATGTGTGATGCCAAAAGATGAGGACATTTTGCAGTTG TTTTCCAGGGATATCACTGCTCTG GCCTATTCCCAAGATGCATACCTCAAAGGGAACGAGGCATACAGCGGAAACGCCCTGCACATCCCGGAGCCGCCTCCCATATGCTACCCGAGGATAGAGCCTAAAGCCCCAGGGATGGCCCAGGCCCTGGACCTATCCCCCTCCACAGAGGCATCCCGGAGCGGCAGGCCGGCCCAGGCAGGGGCAGGGAGACAGGGTACCTCCACGGCAGGCCACACAGACATGGGCTACCGGTTGGAGATCCCTGtacccccttctcctcccccgcAGTCCCCTAAAACCCAGACGGTGGTTTGTGTGTGCAACGAGAGTGTGAGGACAGTGGTGGTGCCGCCTGACGCAGTAGCGGATCGGGGGCCCCGTTGTGTGTCTCGGGCTGGCCCCAGCCATAGGACCGATGAGAACCGTTTCGGAAGTCCCCTGGGCCTCTCAACCAGGCCTAGAATCCTCGTGACCCCTGGCCCCCCTGGAGGGTCACAGCTACAGTATACCCCCACCCGGCCCACAGAGTCCTCagtcttctccctctctggctcTAGGCCTTCCCCAATCTACCCTGACAAACACCACCTCACCCCTTCCCCGCAAACCACGGTGGCTGACACCTTACCCTCCCCCACCACGCCCAACCACTACaccccctcaccctcctcccctgcCACGTCCACCTCCCCTCACCAGAACATCGACTGGCGCAACTACACCACCTACAAGGACTACATCGACGCCAAGCGGCTGCACACCTATGGCTGCCGCACCATCCAGGAGCGTCTAGACAGCCTGCGGGCGGCGGCCAACCCCAATGCCGCTTACGCACTGCAGCCTGGCCCCCCCAGTGCCAGCGCCTCCTCCCAACGAGGCCTGGGGGGGTCCCAGATTAGACGCAGGAGCACGTCCCACGACCGGGGATCCTACCAGGGGGCCACTGTGGCTCCACTGCGCAGTGCCTCCCAGGAGAGGCTAGGTGGGGGAGGGCCCGAGAGGACAGCCATGCCCAGGGACTGGCCCCGGAGTGCCTCCCAGGATGCCCTACCCTCCTCAGCCCTCATGGGAGTGGCCAAGCCCCGGGCACGCTCCTGCGACTACCTGGGCCGGCAGGGCGAGCCAGCGGCAATGGTATCTACAGAGAGGGGAGTGGGAGGGTACAGCAGGGCAGAGCTGGAGGATAGCCTGCTACTATACAGGGGTGAGGAGGCCAGAGCCAGCAGACACGGGGCAGTGCTGAAACAACTACCCCAGCCTCACAGGACCAGCCTTACAGGCATGCCCATCGCTGCCCCTATGTTCACTAAAGGTACGACGGAGCCGTTGCTCCCCTCTAGGACAGACAGCCTTGCACAGACAGCCCTCAGTAGGCCCTCGCGGTTGCCTGTTAAAAACTCCACCTCGGACCCTTCGCCACTCTCCTTACCTTCTACCCGGGGCCCCGGGAACAGCAGTGCTATGGACCTGCTCAAAGACCAAAGAGCCGTGGTGGTGGGTAACCACCTGGGATACTCTTCCTCGCCCCTGCAGCAGCTACAGCTCCGGGGGCGTGCAGACAGCCTGAGGGAGGAGAGCGGGAGGGATGTGGGGCTGGGTGCTAGGTCCTCCTCCTGCTCCGGCCCCTCCAAAGTCCCTGTTCAGAGACAGCAGGCcatctcttcctctacctccacttcctcctccactGTTAACAGTACTGTGACCCTCAGGTCAAAGGTCCCCGCCCTGGTGCGGACTAGCGGGAAGCCGTTGGAGGGCGTAGAAGGGCCGGACGCCACAGTGGTGGTCCTGAGAAGGGATAAGAACTCGGGACCCCAGCCCATCCGCCACCCCTCCTACATCCTGGCTGTAAACGACACCGACTTGGAGACTCCAATGGAAGTGGGGACTCTAGCAGCTAAGAGGGGATCGGGGGGCTGGCTATGCAACGACATCCAGCGAGACGTGACCATGAGAAGGCTGGGAGAGCAGCACAAGGCCTCGTGTGCCAGCAACCTGGACGACTCGCTTGACTCCATCCCCTTCATCG ATGAGCCATCCAGTCCAAGTATTGATCATGACACCAGTCACATTCCCGCTTCAGCTGTGATATCTGTTACTCCAATCGTCACCACCATCCCACCCagccctacctctccatctcctcttatTCAACGACAGCGGTCACATGACCACG ATTCTCTTCGACTCACAACTATTGAATCGGATTCTGGTACCAAAACGGAGCGGTCCAAATCCTACGATGAGGGTCTGGATAACTACAGGGAAGG GAGGCAAATACCTGGTCTAAAGGGCCTTAGGAAG GCGACGGTGGACAGGTCTTCAGAAGATTCCGAATCCAGGAGAGATTCCTCATCAGATATCTTCAGTGATGCTTCCAAGGAGGGCATGCTCCACTTCCGACAGATCAACACGGACAagagcaag CGTGTTGGTGGGGGAATGCGCCCCTGGAAACAGATGTACGCAGTGCTGCGAGGCCACTTCCTCTGCCTATATAAGGACAAAAAGGAGGGACAGGCTCATGCCAACTCCCAGGTGGAGGACGAGccccagccaatcagcatcaaGGCCTGTCTGATTGACATCTCCTACAGCGACACGAAACGCAAGAACGTGCTGCGACTGACCACGTCGGACTGTGAGTACCTGTTCCAGGCAGAGGACAGAGAAGATATGCTGGCCTGGATCAGAGTCATACAAGAGAACAGCAACCTGGACGAAGAG aACGCAGCCTTTACCAGCCGTGACCTCATCAGCCGAAAGATCAAGGAGTACAACACCTTGATGAG CCCGACAGGCAGTAAGAATGAACCGTCGCCCAAACCGTCACGCCAGTCGCTGAGCATCAGACAGACGCTactgggagggaagggggagaccaAATCTCTAAGTCCACACTTACCCAAAGCAGAGCAGGAGAAGAAAAACATGCACAAAG ATGACACCAGTCCACCCAAGGACAAGGGGACGTGGAGGAAAGGTATCCCAGGGCTGATGAGGAAGCCCTTTGAGAGGAAGCCTTCACCAGGCATCACTTTCGGGGTGAGACTGGACGACTGCCCCCCAGCTGTCACCAACCGG tttgTTCCCCTCATCGTGGAGGTGTGCTGTAAcctagtggaggagagagggctggagTACACAGGGATCTACAGAGTCCCAGGGAACAACGCAGCCATCTCCAACATGCAGGAGGAGCTCAACAACAAAGGCATGAACGACATCGACATCCAGGATGAC AAATGGAGGGATCTGAATGTGATCAGCAGTTTACTTAAATCCTTTTTCCGGAAACTTCCAGAGCCTCTGTTTACCAACG AGAAGTATGCAGACTTCATAGAGGCCAACAGGACAGTGGACCCAGTGGAAAGACTGAAATTGTTGAAGAGGATG CTTCACGAGTTGCCAGATCATCACTATGAGACCCTCAAGTTCCTCTCGGCTCATCTGAAAACAGTGGCTGACAACTCTGATAAAAATAAG ATGGAACCTAGGAACCTGGCCATCGTGTTTGGTCCCACTCTGGTGCGCACTTCAGAGGACAACATGACCCACATGGTCACCCACATGCCCGACCAGTACAAGATCGTAGAGACTCTCATTCAGCAT TACAACTGGTTTTTCACAGAGGAAGGCAATGGGGAGCCAGTG ACAATGGCCCGATATGAGAATGCAGTGGAGTCTCAGCCTGTGCCCAACATCGACCACCTGCTCAACAACATCGGCCGCACGGCCTCCACGCAGGGGGAAGTCTCAG ATTCACCCACTAGTGACTCTGCTAAATCGAAG gGTTCCTGGGGGTCCGGGAAGGACCAGTGCAGCCGCGAGCACCTAGTCTCCTCGATCTTTGCTGCAGCCAACCGCAAAAGAAAGAAGCCCAAGGACAAGCCGCAGCTTAGCAGCTCTGATGATGACCTAGACTCAGTGTTCCCTAAGAAGGAGCTCCCTGGCCAGAAGCAGAATCACAGAGGCCTGGAGGTGGAGCAAGGGATCAGTGTCAGCCCTGAAGCAAAAGAGCAAGcaaaaacaggagaggagaatgggagaggtATTGAGCTCACGCCCAAAGGCAAAAAGGAGCATAGGAACTCTTTCTTTTTAAGGGAGAAGCCCTCGTCAAGGCAGTCCTCACCTGCCCCCTCACCCAAAAACTCTGGCTCCCCCAGACTCAGTTACCGCACAGCCCAACTTGGAAAGCCCTCTTTTTCGGACACCCCGTCCCATCTGGATGAGCCTACTTCTGATCTGGGCACCATGAGCTCTGGGGCTTCCATGCCCAGGGCACGACCTAAGAAGTGGGTGTCAGGAGCTGCTGCTCCTGATCTATCAGTGGCTGGGGCGTCAGCTGGGGCAGAGGTGAGCTCCATCACCTCAGACTATTCCACCACCTCGTCCATCACCTTCCTGACTGCAGCAGATTCTAGCGCACTCAGTCCAGAGGTTCAGGGTGGGGACGAGGCAGATGACGAGCGCAGCGAGCTTATCAGTGAAGGCCGGCCCATGGAGACTGACAGCGAAAGCGACTTCCCTGTGTTCACTACAGGGGGCGGCAATGTCCAAACCATGCCTGCCTTAGTGCAGAACCAGACTGGGCATGGGCCAGAAAAGCCTGATCCTGCAGCAGCTGACGGGAAGACGACTCCTAAACTGGAACCCCGTCGCCTCTTTCCCTCCCACAGGCTGATTGAATGTGACACACTCTCCAGGAGGCGGTCCCTGCGACAGAAGACAGATAGCGAGTCATCAGTAGAGGGTGGGACTGGCAGCGGGGAACGTGTCGAGGGCAGGTCAGAGTCAACACGACTGTCTCGTGTCTTGGAAGTGATGAAGAAGGGGCAGTCTACCGGCAGCCTCAACTCTTCCTCCCGCAGTGAGTCGGAGCGCCCTCCCGAGCCCGCATTGCACCTCAATATCACAGAAAGGCTCAAGTTCCGTCTGCGCACATCTGCTGATGACATGTTTGGCGTGGGTTCCCAAAAGAGCCGGTCTTCCCCGGAGACCCGCAGCAAGAAGAAAAACATCCGGCGTAGGCACACCATGGGGGGCCAGCGGGACTTTGCAGAACTGGCCGTCATCAACGACTGGAGGGAGCAAGGCGGGGTGGACCAGGCGGCTGAGCTGTCAGCCATGGACCGCCTCAAGCCAAAGTGCTCCTCTCAGGACTTCTCCATTCGGGACTGGATCGCCCGCGAGCGCTGTCGTGCCGGAGTGTCAGAGTTCAGCATAGACACCCCACCCAAAGTTGTCCCCGAGGGGAACAGGGCACAAGCCCAGAGTACCACCCCAGAGAGACCCTCTCCCTCTGGCTCCCCATGCCTTCAGCCCATGGTGGGGGAGCAAGTGAACGGAGGTGGGCCGCAAGGCAGAAACAAAGCCAGCCTCAACCTGGCGGCTGACGACGCGCACCCACACAAACTGTCAGGAGCACAAGTCGTCCGCTCGCGATTCTATCAGTATCTATGA